The following are encoded in a window of Nibricoccus aquaticus genomic DNA:
- a CDS encoding transposase, with protein sequence MERIRYGCGRSLITQADAQARFLPSHSPDLNLIEMMWSKVKDMLRKRPKLALI encoded by the coding sequence CTGGAGAGAATCAGGTATGGCTGTGGACGCAGCCTGATTACCCAAGCCGACGCCCAAGCGCGATTTCTTCCCTCTCACTCTCCCGATCTCAATCTGATCGAGATGATGTGGAGCAAGGTAAAGGACATGCTCCGCAAAAGGCCCAAGCTCGCACTAATCTAG
- a CDS encoding outer membrane beta-barrel protein, with product MITTKQLIGAAAIGLATFVTSSAIAQTVEDSESSAGLIGKRYVGADFLIKDFRDIADNGYGGTVLINQPISDVVDLTGSFSFNQVDGKSTELTQNTLQVGAVYYAEKDGYKPFMSASLGYGWDHWKFPAPIQGDNDEGFLFGLGAGVEVPLTDKTAAIGEISYRDGSDSNTEESWGLELGVNHWFTEKVAIKTSVYIVEDDSVTFRIGARFAF from the coding sequence ATGATCACTACTAAGCAACTCATCGGCGCGGCCGCAATCGGCCTGGCCACTTTCGTTACGTCTTCAGCGATCGCGCAGACGGTCGAGGACTCTGAATCCTCAGCTGGCCTCATCGGCAAACGCTATGTCGGAGCCGACTTCTTGATTAAAGATTTTCGCGACATTGCTGACAATGGCTACGGCGGTACCGTGCTCATCAATCAGCCGATCAGCGACGTCGTCGATCTGACTGGTAGCTTTTCTTTTAATCAAGTGGACGGTAAGTCCACGGAGCTAACCCAAAACACACTTCAGGTCGGAGCGGTTTACTACGCCGAAAAAGATGGTTACAAGCCATTCATGTCCGCGAGTCTCGGGTATGGCTGGGACCACTGGAAGTTCCCCGCGCCTATCCAAGGAGACAACGACGAAGGATTCCTCTTCGGTCTTGGTGCTGGCGTAGAAGTACCGCTCACAGACAAAACTGCGGCCATCGGCGAAATCAGCTATCGCGACGGCAGCGACAGTAACACGGAAGAGTCTTGGGGATTAGAGCTGGGCGTTAACCATTGGTTCACCGAAAAAGTGGCCATCAAAACGTCTGTCTACATCGTAGAAGACGATTCAGTGACATTCCGTATTGGTGCACGCTTCGCCTTTTAA
- a CDS encoding UDP-glucuronic acid decarboxylase family protein produces the protein MRILVTGGAGFLGSHLCERLLNEGNEVICLDNFFTGRKVNIEPLLNNSRFELVRHDVIDPFKYEVDQIYNLACPASPPHYQYNPIKTTKTSVMGAINCLGLAKRVRARVFQASTSEVYGDPAVHPQPESYWGNVNPIGRRSCYDEGKRVAETLFFDYHRENKVDIRIVRIFNTYGPRMHPNDGRVVSNFIVQALRGEDLTVYGDGSQTRSFCYVDDLIEGFVRLMNQTETVGPMNIGNPGEFTMLQLAELTLKLVGGTSKIVHKDLPADDPKQRRPDITIAKKVLKWEPTVPLEEGLKRTIAYFKTQV, from the coding sequence ATGCGCATACTTGTTACTGGTGGCGCGGGCTTTCTCGGCTCGCATCTTTGCGAACGTCTTTTGAATGAAGGCAATGAAGTCATTTGCCTCGATAATTTTTTCACTGGCCGAAAGGTGAATATCGAGCCCCTTCTGAATAATTCCCGTTTCGAATTGGTGCGGCACGACGTCATCGATCCCTTCAAGTACGAAGTCGATCAGATCTACAATCTGGCCTGCCCCGCATCACCCCCGCATTACCAGTACAACCCGATCAAGACCACGAAGACATCGGTGATGGGCGCAATTAACTGTCTCGGTCTGGCCAAACGCGTACGCGCGCGTGTCTTTCAGGCGAGCACATCGGAAGTTTATGGCGATCCCGCAGTTCACCCTCAGCCAGAGAGTTATTGGGGCAACGTGAACCCCATCGGTCGACGCTCGTGCTACGACGAGGGCAAGCGCGTCGCGGAGACGCTGTTCTTCGACTACCACCGCGAAAACAAAGTCGATATTCGCATCGTGCGGATCTTTAACACCTATGGTCCGCGTATGCACCCCAACGACGGGCGCGTGGTCTCCAATTTTATCGTACAGGCTTTGCGAGGCGAAGACCTTACCGTCTATGGCGACGGTTCGCAGACGCGTTCGTTCTGCTACGTGGACGATCTTATCGAGGGATTTGTTCGTTTGATGAACCAGACGGAAACGGTCGGGCCGATGAACATCGGCAATCCCGGCGAGTTCACCATGCTCCAACTGGCCGAACTCACGCTTAAACTCGTCGGAGGCACGTCTAAGATCGTTCACAAAGATCTTCCGGCTGATGACCCCAAACAGCGCCGTCCGGACATCACCATCGCGAAGAAAGTCCTGAAGTGGGAGCCGACTGTCCCGCTCGAAGAGGGCCTGAAGCGCACGATCGCTTACTTCAAGACTCAGGTGTGA
- the secA gene encoding preprotein translocase subunit SecA: MISWFFKKFSGRHYRKFLEKVRPTVARINEIELTYQSLTDEQLRAKTDEFRARLKAGETLDQLLPEAFATVKNAARRLVGTRANVCGHELEWNMIHFDVQLIGGMAIHEGRISEMATGEGKTLVSTCPLYLNALNGRNAQLVTVNDYLARRDSEWMGHLFGFLGLTTGCIQQQMPSDLRRDMYQRDITYGTASEFGFDYLRDNGMATRKEDQVQRDHWFCIVDEIDSILVDEARTPLIISGPAPIEREQPFTRLKPGIDRLVNDQIRLCNKLVSEAKDILEKPGASNDDKREGSLKLLQVKMGHPKNKQLLRIMETPEWRKLLDKTETDMNSDFNKVELYRLKEELLYVIDERQHQADLTEIGRNKLRPDNPDAFMLPDLATEFSDLDKDTALTPEQREETKRKSQDRYSEISEEIHAISQLLRAYSLYERDVEYVVQEGKVMIVDENTGRVMSGRRWSDGLHQAVEAKENVNIERETRTYATITIQNYFRMYEKLGGMTGTAETEATEFNEIYRLSVQVIPTNRPCIRVDKNDSIFKTRRDKFNAVVNEIKAANDRGQPVLVGTVSVDSSEVLSRMLKRSGVIHTVLNAKYHEQEADIVTRAGQRGAVTIATNMAGRGTDIKLGEGVRELGGLYVIGTERHQSRRVDRQLRGRCSRQGDPGLTKFFLSLEDELMRLFLQGNLASRLMEGSMKEGEELEHPWLNRSIEGAQKKVEQQNFSVRKRLLQYDDVLNKQREVVYGIRNGAIHAERPKEIIFEQIEEEILNRLTTAGYGEKSGATATSVESLVGWVNTHFPISLKVDELAGGDSDALMKRIVDRIKEAYAVKESVEIPEALGSLERYVVINAIDHHWQEHLTEMENLRQAVGLRSYGQKDPLVEYKGEAYKYFEELMNNVRLQICTGLFRSASNLQAFENMLALLSRSARTVGPDNPPPASSTRPPIPVAGDAPVEPSAEPEIKLPAVTIRRETPKVGRNDACPCGSGKKFKNCHGA; this comes from the coding sequence ATGATCTCCTGGTTCTTCAAAAAGTTTTCCGGCCGCCACTATCGTAAGTTCCTCGAGAAAGTCCGTCCGACGGTCGCACGCATCAATGAGATCGAGCTGACTTACCAGTCGCTTACCGATGAACAGCTCCGCGCCAAGACCGACGAATTCCGCGCTCGTCTGAAAGCCGGTGAAACGCTCGACCAGCTCCTACCCGAGGCCTTTGCGACCGTGAAAAACGCCGCGCGCCGCCTCGTCGGCACGCGTGCCAATGTCTGCGGCCATGAGCTCGAGTGGAATATGATCCACTTCGACGTGCAGCTCATCGGTGGCATGGCGATTCACGAAGGCCGCATTTCTGAAATGGCCACGGGTGAAGGCAAAACGCTCGTCTCTACCTGCCCGCTTTATCTCAACGCGCTCAACGGCCGCAACGCCCAGCTCGTCACCGTCAACGACTACCTTGCCCGCCGCGACTCTGAGTGGATGGGCCATCTCTTCGGTTTCCTCGGACTCACCACCGGCTGTATCCAGCAACAAATGCCGTCTGATCTGCGCCGTGATATGTATCAGCGCGACATCACCTACGGTACGGCGAGCGAATTCGGCTTCGACTACCTTCGCGATAACGGCATGGCCACCCGCAAAGAGGATCAGGTGCAGCGCGATCACTGGTTCTGCATCGTGGACGAGATCGACTCCATCCTTGTTGATGAAGCGCGCACGCCTCTGATCATTTCCGGCCCTGCGCCCATCGAGCGCGAACAACCATTCACCCGCCTCAAGCCCGGCATTGACCGTCTCGTCAACGACCAGATCCGTCTCTGCAACAAGCTCGTCAGCGAAGCGAAGGACATACTCGAAAAGCCCGGCGCCTCGAACGACGACAAACGCGAAGGCTCGCTTAAATTACTCCAGGTCAAAATGGGGCATCCGAAGAACAAGCAGCTTCTGCGCATCATGGAGACGCCCGAGTGGCGCAAGCTTCTCGATAAGACCGAGACCGACATGAACAGCGACTTCAATAAGGTGGAACTCTACCGCCTGAAGGAAGAGCTGCTCTACGTGATCGACGAGCGCCAGCATCAGGCCGATCTCACTGAAATCGGCCGCAACAAACTGCGTCCCGATAATCCGGATGCGTTCATGCTTCCCGATCTCGCGACCGAGTTTAGCGATCTCGATAAAGACACCGCGCTCACGCCCGAGCAGCGTGAAGAAACCAAGCGCAAATCCCAGGATCGCTACAGCGAGATCTCTGAGGAGATCCACGCGATCAGCCAGCTCCTGCGCGCCTATTCACTCTATGAGCGCGACGTCGAGTACGTTGTCCAAGAGGGCAAAGTCATGATCGTCGATGAAAACACCGGCCGCGTCATGTCTGGCCGCCGCTGGTCCGACGGACTCCATCAGGCCGTCGAGGCCAAGGAGAACGTGAACATCGAGCGCGAGACCCGCACGTACGCGACGATCACGATTCAGAACTATTTCCGCATGTACGAAAAACTCGGCGGCATGACTGGCACCGCCGAGACCGAGGCCACTGAGTTCAACGAGATCTACCGGCTCTCCGTGCAGGTCATCCCGACGAACCGTCCCTGCATCCGCGTCGATAAAAACGACAGCATTTTCAAAACCCGCCGCGATAAATTCAACGCAGTCGTCAACGAGATCAAAGCCGCCAACGACCGCGGGCAACCCGTGCTCGTCGGCACGGTGAGTGTTGATTCCTCCGAAGTGCTTTCGCGCATGTTAAAGCGCTCCGGTGTGATCCACACCGTGCTCAACGCGAAGTACCACGAGCAGGAGGCCGACATCGTCACGCGCGCCGGTCAGCGCGGCGCGGTCACTATTGCCACCAACATGGCGGGCCGCGGCACAGACATTAAACTCGGTGAAGGCGTTCGCGAACTTGGCGGGCTTTACGTGATCGGCACGGAGCGTCATCAATCCCGCCGCGTCGATCGCCAGCTGCGCGGCCGCTGCTCGCGCCAGGGCGATCCCGGTCTCACTAAGTTTTTCCTCTCGCTGGAAGATGAGCTCATGCGCCTCTTCCTGCAGGGCAATCTCGCCTCGCGCCTCATGGAAGGCTCGATGAAGGAAGGCGAGGAACTCGAGCATCCGTGGCTCAATCGCTCCATTGAGGGCGCGCAGAAAAAAGTGGAGCAGCAAAATTTCTCCGTCCGCAAACGCCTGCTTCAGTACGACGACGTGCTCAATAAGCAGCGCGAGGTCGTCTATGGCATCCGCAACGGCGCGATCCACGCCGAGCGTCCGAAGGAAATCATTTTCGAGCAGATCGAGGAGGAGATTCTCAATCGGCTCACCACCGCCGGCTACGGCGAGAAGTCCGGAGCTACCGCGACTTCGGTCGAAAGTCTGGTCGGCTGGGTTAACACGCACTTCCCGATTTCGCTGAAAGTGGACGAACTCGCCGGGGGCGATTCCGATGCGCTGATGAAGCGCATCGTCGATCGTATCAAGGAAGCTTACGCTGTGAAGGAGTCTGTCGAGATCCCTGAGGCGCTCGGATCGCTGGAGCGTTATGTGGTGATCAACGCCATCGATCACCACTGGCAGGAGCATCTCACAGAGATGGAGAATCTCCGCCAAGCGGTCGGCCTGCGCAGCTACGGCCAGAAAGATCCGCTCGTTGAATACAAAGGCGAGGCCTACAAGTATTTCGAAGAGCTGATGAACAACGTGCGGCTCCAGATCTGCACCGGACTGTTCCGCAGCGCGAGCAACCTGCAGGCGTTTGAAAATATGCTCGCGCTTCTCAGTCGCAGCGCGCGCACCGTCGGGCCCGATAATCCTCCCCCCGCATCCTCCACGCGCCCGCCGATTCCAGTTGCAGGCGATGCACCAGTCGAGCCTTCCGCCGAACCAGAGATCAAGCTCCCGGCGGTCACCATCCGTCGCGAGACGCCCAAGGTCGGCCGCAACGATGCTTGCCCCTGCGGCAGCGGAAAAAAATTCAAAAACTGTCACGGCGCTTAA